The following coding sequences are from one Arthrobacter sp. 24S4-2 window:
- a CDS encoding MFS transporter, which produces MAFRLSPVILWLGIVSMATDISSESVSAILPLYVTGFLGLSTIAFGFIDGINQGASAVVRIAAGWASDRTGHPKRVAVAGYGLSMLARIGFLFVGGFWSITGIVAGDRIGKGIRTAPRDALIAAEAQPEHLGRSFGVHRMLDNIGAATGPLLAFLILLLIPNGYGTVFVVSLAFAVVGVAALVLVVPDRRTPQAMPRPERVGPAFKWSQLKEPGLTRLLITAGLLALLTVGDGFIYLVLQDRDSFAVQWFPLLYVGTNVIYLILAVPLGRLADRWGRVRVFLCGHVALLACYLLAAAPFGGLGITIACLMLLGLFYAATDGVLAALASRLVSQDKVATGIGAAQTVVALCRMASSAGFGVLWFAVGAAPAMVTVAVALAAALVATAVLMRTSQKQVAGE; this is translated from the coding sequence GTGGCCTTCCGGCTATCGCCCGTCATCCTCTGGCTTGGCATCGTCAGCATGGCAACCGACATTTCGTCGGAGTCGGTGTCAGCCATTCTTCCGCTCTACGTAACCGGATTTCTTGGGCTGTCGACCATCGCCTTCGGATTCATCGACGGGATCAACCAAGGCGCAAGTGCCGTTGTGCGCATTGCCGCCGGCTGGGCGTCAGATCGTACCGGACATCCGAAGCGGGTTGCCGTGGCCGGGTACGGCCTGTCAATGCTGGCACGGATCGGCTTCCTGTTCGTCGGCGGCTTCTGGTCGATCACCGGGATTGTCGCGGGGGACCGTATCGGCAAGGGCATCCGCACCGCGCCGCGGGACGCCCTAATCGCGGCCGAAGCCCAGCCGGAGCACCTTGGCAGATCCTTCGGCGTGCACCGGATGCTTGACAACATCGGCGCCGCAACCGGTCCGCTCCTGGCGTTCCTGATCCTGCTCCTCATTCCCAACGGGTACGGAACCGTCTTTGTGGTCTCGCTCGCCTTCGCCGTGGTCGGCGTTGCCGCGTTGGTCCTGGTGGTGCCGGACCGGAGGACCCCGCAGGCAATGCCGCGGCCGGAGCGCGTAGGCCCGGCCTTCAAGTGGAGCCAGCTGAAGGAACCCGGACTCACCAGGCTGCTCATCACGGCGGGGTTACTGGCCCTCCTGACGGTGGGTGACGGCTTCATTTACCTCGTCCTCCAGGACCGGGATTCCTTCGCTGTGCAATGGTTCCCGCTGCTGTATGTCGGTACCAATGTCATCTACCTCATCCTTGCGGTTCCCTTGGGGCGGCTGGCAGACCGCTGGGGCCGGGTCAGGGTGTTCCTCTGCGGACACGTTGCGCTGTTGGCCTGCTACCTGCTGGCGGCGGCTCCGTTCGGAGGACTCGGGATCACTATCGCCTGCCTGATGCTCCTGGGCCTGTTCTACGCCGCCACCGACGGCGTGCTGGCAGCGCTGGCGAGCCGACTGGTTAGCCAAGACAAGGTGGCAACCGGCATCGGGGCCGCCCAGACCGTCGTGGCGCTGTGCCGGATGGCATCGTCGGCCGGCTTCGGTGTCCTCTGGTTCGCCGTTGGGGCCGCACCCGCCATGGTGACGGTCGCCGTCGCGCTGGCTGCAGCGCTGGT
- the mutM gene encoding bifunctional DNA-formamidopyrimidine glycosylase/DNA-(apurinic or apyrimidinic site) lyase, with protein MPELPEVEVVRRGLVSWVRGRTITAVEVLDERSIRRHALGAEDFAGNLEGARVGDVVRRGKFLWLPLEEAAAGSVTGGPTATGPVQASVPLQPSVALMAHLGMSGQLLMQDSTVPDEKHLKVRLRLSPVEGMPEQLRFVDQRIFGGLFVTSLVPTEDGGPGGLGEVPSPLIAEEASHIARDPLDPHFSFDSFYRRLRLRKTGLKRALLDQGLVSGIGNIYADEALWRARLHYARPTDTLRRAEAHRVLDAAREVMLDALAAGGTSFDSLYVNVNGASGYFDRSLNAYGRENQECRRCAAAGTISLMKREQFMNRSSYTCPVCQPRPRNGRW; from the coding sequence GTGCCCGAACTGCCTGAGGTTGAAGTTGTCCGCCGCGGACTCGTGAGTTGGGTCCGCGGCAGGACAATCACCGCTGTTGAAGTCCTGGACGAACGTTCCATCCGCCGGCATGCGCTCGGCGCGGAGGACTTCGCCGGCAACCTGGAGGGCGCCAGGGTGGGGGACGTGGTGCGCCGCGGCAAATTCCTGTGGCTCCCGCTGGAAGAAGCGGCCGCGGGCAGCGTAACCGGGGGACCAACAGCGACGGGACCAGTCCAGGCATCCGTTCCTCTCCAACCCTCAGTGGCTCTGATGGCGCACCTCGGCATGAGCGGCCAGCTGCTGATGCAGGATTCCACTGTGCCGGACGAGAAACACCTGAAGGTCCGCCTTCGGCTCAGTCCGGTGGAAGGTATGCCGGAGCAGCTGCGATTCGTGGACCAGCGTATTTTCGGCGGACTGTTTGTGACCTCGCTGGTCCCCACCGAAGACGGTGGACCAGGAGGCCTCGGGGAGGTCCCCTCGCCGCTCATTGCAGAAGAAGCATCCCATATTGCCCGGGACCCGCTGGACCCCCATTTCTCTTTTGATTCCTTCTACCGCCGTCTGCGGTTACGGAAGACCGGTCTTAAGCGCGCTCTGCTGGACCAGGGACTCGTGTCTGGCATCGGCAACATCTACGCCGACGAGGCATTGTGGCGTGCACGCCTGCACTATGCCCGGCCTACGGATACGCTGCGCCGGGCTGAAGCCCACCGCGTGCTCGACGCCGCCCGCGAAGTAATGCTGGACGCCCTCGCCGCCGGCGGCACCAGTTTCGACTCGCTGTACGTCAACGTCAACGGCGCTTCAGGCTACTTCGACCGCTCGCTCAATGCCTACGGCAGGGAAAACCAGGAGTGCAGGCGCTGCGCGGCCGCAGGGACCATCAGCCTCATGAAACGCGAACAGTTCATGAACCGCTCGTCCTACACCTGCCCGGTGTGCCAGCCCCGTCCCCGTAACGGCCGGTGGTAG
- the rnc gene encoding ribonuclease III: MTSSTEELLKRLGVSIDAGTLRLALTHRSYAYENGGIPTNERLEFLGDSILGFSVTDALYRDNPALPEGDLAKRRSAVVSTRALAGIGRSLGIGEYIYLGQGEKLTDGKNKSSILADTMEALIGATYVSNDIETARQLVMRLIGPLLRDAAALGAGTDWKTSIQELAASRQLGSIYYAVEGSGPDHARTFEAVLRIGGTDYGQGAGRSKKEAEQEAAADAWRKLSAAGTADAPAETEAGL; encoded by the coding sequence ATGACGTCTTCAACTGAAGAGCTTTTGAAGCGTCTCGGTGTCTCTATTGACGCCGGGACGCTTCGTCTTGCTCTCACACATCGTTCGTATGCCTACGAAAATGGCGGCATACCCACTAACGAGCGCCTTGAGTTCCTAGGCGACTCCATCCTGGGTTTTTCCGTGACGGATGCGCTGTACCGTGACAACCCTGCGTTGCCTGAAGGTGACCTTGCCAAGCGGCGCTCAGCCGTGGTGAGCACCAGGGCCCTTGCCGGAATCGGGCGCAGCCTTGGCATCGGAGAGTATATCTACCTCGGTCAGGGCGAGAAGCTCACCGACGGCAAGAACAAGTCCTCGATCCTGGCGGACACCATGGAGGCCCTCATCGGTGCCACCTACGTCTCCAACGACATTGAGACTGCCCGTCAGCTTGTCATGCGGCTGATCGGCCCCCTGCTCCGGGACGCTGCCGCCCTCGGCGCCGGAACTGACTGGAAGACCAGCATCCAGGAGCTGGCGGCAAGCCGTCAGCTGGGCAGCATCTACTACGCAGTGGAGGGCTCTGGCCCGGACCACGCCCGGACCTTCGAAGCGGTGCTCCGGATCGGCGGCACGGACTACGGCCAGGGTGCCGGACGTTCCAAGAAGGAAGCCGAGCAGGAAGCCGCAGCCGATGCCTGGCGGAAGCTGTCCGCCGCCGGCACGGCAGACGCACCGGCGGAAACCGAAGCCGGCCTCTAG
- the rpmF gene encoding 50S ribosomal protein L32, translated as MAVPKRKMSRSNTRARRSQWKATAPHLVKTVENGQVTYSLPHQAKVVTDSAGTALFLEYKGRKVADV; from the coding sequence GTGGCTGTCCCGAAGCGGAAAATGTCTCGCTCGAATACCCGCGCCCGCCGCTCCCAGTGGAAGGCAACTGCCCCCCACCTGGTGAAGACTGTCGAGAACGGCCAGGTTACCTACAGCCTGCCGCACCAGGCAAAGGTCGTTACCGACTCGGCTGGCACTGCGCTGTTCCTTGAGTACAAGGGCCGCAAGGTCGCAGACGTCTAA
- a CDS encoding DUF177 domain-containing protein, with protein MAFDVKDLGRSPGSMRTLTEHVPAPSELGVALIGVQEGSDVELDLRLEAVHEGILVSGTVNVEVTGECGRCLDPLAYDLEVNVQELFFYEGAQFSAEEDEEEQYRIEHDLIDLEPVLRDAVVTMLPFQPVCREDCQGLCSECGVRLEDEPGHHHEVVDPRWAALADLAKPDRQN; from the coding sequence TTGGCGTTCGACGTCAAGGACCTCGGACGCAGTCCGGGGAGTATGCGGACGCTGACGGAACATGTACCTGCACCAAGCGAGCTTGGTGTGGCGCTCATTGGCGTGCAGGAAGGCTCGGATGTCGAGCTGGACCTGCGGCTTGAGGCCGTACACGAAGGAATTCTGGTATCAGGAACCGTAAACGTCGAAGTTACTGGCGAGTGCGGCCGATGCCTGGATCCCCTTGCGTATGACCTTGAGGTCAATGTGCAAGAACTTTTCTTCTACGAGGGCGCCCAGTTCTCCGCTGAAGAAGACGAAGAAGAGCAATATCGAATCGAGCACGATTTAATCGATCTTGAGCCGGTGTTGCGGGACGCGGTTGTAACCATGCTGCCGTTCCAGCCGGTGTGCCGGGAAGACTGCCAGGGCCTTTGTTCCGAATGCGGAGTACGCCTGGAAGACGAGCCGGGGCATCACCACGAGGTCGTAGATCCTCGCTGGGCTGCCCTAGCTGACTTGGCTAAGCCTGACCGGCAAAATTGA
- a CDS encoding aminotransferase class I/II-fold pyridoxal phosphate-dependent enzyme, whose translation MSQLPPQFPWQRAATGANLLSPDGSLGVTIFEEMTTLALSTGAINLGQGFPDEDGPVEIKEAAQAAIAAGANQYAPGKGILPLREAIAVHQERFYGLAPDPRTEIIVTTGATEAIAASLLALVGPGDEVLTFEPFYDSYGAIIGLAGATHVTAPLLAPDFMPDMTAFEAAISSRTKAVLINNPHNPTGAVFPRAVLQRVVDLAARHDAVIITDEVYEHLTFGEPHIPVATLPGAAGRTVTISSAGKTFSFTGWKIGWLSGPEHLVAAIRTVKQFLSYSSGTPFQSAIAVGLALPDEFYTGISETLKRKRDILSDGLRAAGLDVFTPQGTYFVNVDTAPLGISDSVDLARRLPELVGVAAIPVPVFCHAEGAERTRSLLRFAFCKKTEVLEEAAARLATLRDRL comes from the coding sequence ATGTCCCAGCTCCCTCCCCAGTTCCCGTGGCAGCGCGCCGCAACCGGCGCCAACTTGCTCTCCCCCGACGGTTCGCTGGGCGTTACGATCTTCGAGGAGATGACCACCCTGGCGCTCAGCACGGGCGCCATCAACCTCGGCCAGGGCTTCCCGGACGAGGACGGCCCCGTAGAGATCAAGGAGGCCGCCCAGGCGGCCATCGCCGCCGGAGCCAACCAATACGCGCCCGGCAAGGGCATCCTGCCCCTGCGGGAGGCGATCGCAGTCCACCAGGAGCGGTTCTACGGGCTGGCACCCGATCCCCGGACCGAGATCATCGTCACCACCGGCGCCACAGAGGCCATCGCCGCCTCGCTGCTCGCGCTGGTCGGTCCGGGCGATGAAGTCCTCACCTTCGAGCCGTTCTACGACTCCTACGGCGCGATCATCGGGCTGGCCGGGGCCACTCACGTGACGGCACCGCTGCTCGCTCCGGACTTCATGCCGGATATGACGGCATTTGAAGCGGCCATCAGCAGCCGCACCAAAGCGGTGCTCATCAACAACCCACACAACCCCACCGGAGCGGTGTTTCCCCGCGCAGTGCTTCAGCGCGTCGTCGACCTTGCCGCCAGGCACGACGCCGTGATCATCACCGATGAGGTCTATGAGCACCTGACGTTCGGCGAACCGCACATTCCCGTCGCCACCCTGCCCGGCGCCGCCGGCCGGACCGTCACCATTTCCTCCGCAGGCAAGACGTTCTCCTTCACGGGCTGGAAGATCGGCTGGCTGAGCGGACCCGAACACCTCGTCGCCGCCATCCGGACGGTAAAGCAGTTCCTGAGCTACAGCTCCGGCACGCCGTTCCAGTCGGCCATCGCCGTGGGGCTGGCCCTTCCCGACGAGTTCTACACGGGCATATCCGAAACGCTCAAACGCAAGCGCGACATCCTTAGCGACGGGCTACGCGCAGCCGGCCTGGACGTCTTTACGCCGCAGGGAACCTACTTCGTGAATGTGGACACGGCTCCGCTGGGGATCTCTGATTCGGTCGACCTGGCGAGGAGGCTTCCGGAACTGGTGGGCGTTGCCGCCATCCCCGTCCCGGTCTTCTGCCATGCCGAGGGCGCGGAACGGACCCGCAGCCTGCTGCGCTTTGCCTTCTGCAAGAAGACCGAAGTCCTTGAAGAGGCGGCCGCCAGGCTCGCGACGCTCCGCGACAGGCTCTGA
- a CDS encoding spermidine synthase, giving the protein MAERPGAASRFLRTTGQHAAIEPDAFTEGAYVLSIGGAEQSHVNLAEPGEIFYEYLRRIGHVVDLAAPAGEPISALHLGAGALTLARYIQATRPGSVQYAVELERELLDFVLQQLPMPAGTELHTVIGDARDALSELPGDLRFDVVILDIFSGPEAPEHIACAAFYTEAAARLTPRGVLVVNVGDEPGLTLVRSQVAALRQAMDGVAAFAESGMFAGRYPGNIILTGTQGAWPAGWTDALTARGPHPATVLAGVDLDALSD; this is encoded by the coding sequence ATGGCAGAACGGCCGGGAGCAGCGTCCCGCTTTCTCCGGACCACGGGCCAGCACGCGGCCATCGAGCCGGATGCCTTTACTGAGGGGGCCTACGTGCTCAGCATCGGCGGCGCAGAGCAGTCCCACGTGAACCTCGCGGAGCCGGGCGAAATATTCTACGAGTACCTCCGCCGGATCGGGCACGTCGTGGACTTGGCAGCCCCTGCGGGCGAGCCCATCAGCGCCCTGCATCTTGGCGCCGGTGCCCTGACGCTGGCACGCTACATCCAGGCCACCCGCCCGGGATCCGTGCAGTACGCGGTGGAGCTGGAGCGCGAACTGCTGGACTTTGTGCTCCAGCAGCTTCCGATGCCGGCCGGGACCGAACTGCATACCGTGATCGGCGACGCCCGGGACGCGCTGTCGGAGCTACCCGGGGATCTCCGTTTCGACGTCGTAATCCTGGATATCTTCTCCGGGCCGGAGGCGCCGGAACACATCGCCTGTGCCGCCTTCTACACCGAAGCCGCGGCCAGGCTGACGCCGCGCGGAGTTTTGGTCGTCAATGTCGGGGACGAACCCGGACTGACGCTGGTACGGAGCCAGGTGGCCGCCTTGAGGCAGGCCATGGACGGGGTGGCCGCGTTTGCCGAGTCCGGGATGTTCGCAGGCCGCTATCCAGGCAACATCATCCTGACCGGTACGCAGGGAGCATGGCCCGCCGGCTGGACGGATGCCCTGACGGCACGCGGGCCCCACCCGGCCACGGTACTCGCGGGAGTGGACCTCGACGCGCTCTCGGATTAG
- the rsmD gene encoding 16S rRNA (guanine(966)-N(2))-methyltransferase RsmD, with protein MSRIIAGAAGGVPLVSVPGTMTRPTTDRVKEALFSRLDAFNVVAGVRVLDLYAGSGSLGVESASRGAETVDLVEFDGKASEVCQRNADLVNGTIGRKAVSVHRSRVESFLERTVQGTLWDLVFLDPPYPLDEAAMGAVLEELSPYLAEGAVVVVERSSRSPEPSWPASLERFAEKKYGETKLWFAEPVGGA; from the coding sequence GTGAGCCGCATCATTGCCGGAGCCGCGGGCGGAGTTCCGTTGGTCAGTGTGCCCGGCACCATGACCCGTCCCACCACCGACCGCGTCAAGGAAGCCCTCTTCTCGAGGCTTGATGCCTTCAACGTGGTGGCGGGTGTCCGCGTTCTCGACCTCTATGCCGGTTCCGGTTCATTGGGGGTGGAGAGCGCCAGCCGCGGGGCGGAAACGGTCGACCTGGTGGAGTTCGACGGCAAGGCCAGCGAGGTGTGCCAGCGCAACGCGGATCTTGTCAACGGGACCATCGGCCGCAAGGCCGTGTCCGTGCACCGTTCCCGGGTGGAGTCATTCCTGGAGCGGACAGTGCAAGGCACGCTGTGGGACCTCGTGTTCCTGGATCCGCCGTATCCACTGGACGAGGCCGCCATGGGTGCGGTGCTGGAAGAGCTGTCGCCCTACCTGGCGGAGGGTGCCGTGGTGGTGGTGGAGCGCTCCTCCCGCAGCCCGGAGCCGTCGTGGCCGGCGTCGCTGGAACGGTTCGCCGAGAAGAAATACGGCGAGACCAAGCTGTGGTTTGCCGAACCCGTGGGCGGCGCCTGA
- a CDS encoding ATP-dependent DNA helicase RecG → MNAELELGLERRIGKRSAAVIEKHLGIGTVGGLLNYFPRRYLNRGELTPISDVPLDEEVTLIARVLSNSTRAMRARRGTLTDVVITDDSATNHSNTGNAARPPGTGVPGTLKVSFFNGYRAKAELLPGRRAMFSGKVTRYGGSLSLTNPDFLLLDEDPDTPGMDPEKLAAMPIPVYPATAKLTSWSIQKVISTLLETVDLDALADPLPPEISAREKFLPAAEAYRLIHTPQVPADWQRARDRFRYQEALVLQAALARRRAQLAAEEATARRPVTDGILTAFDRQLPFTLTAGQSAVGKTLGEELSQDSPMNRLLQGEVGSGKTIVALRAMLQVVDAGGQAALLAPTEVLAAQHFESIRRTLGPLSRDGLLGGLGPDSVQVTLLTGSMPTAARKQAMLDAASGTAGIVIGTHALLSDNVSFYDLGLIVVDEQHRFGVEQRDALRAKASKPPHLLVMTATPIPRTVAMTVFGDLETSVLDELPAGRAPISTHVVGLAENPGWAGRIWSRSREEIDAGHQVYVVCPKIGEDDDGDFSPGEAEPSSAELEGDGPARELASVTAVVEHLKDEPALAGVTLAPLHGRQDPVLKSGTMASFTANETKLLVSTTVIEVGVDVHNATLMVILDADRFGISQLHQLRGRVGRGGLPGTCLLVTTLEPGHPSRRRLDAVAATTDGFELSQEDLKLRREGDILGASQSGGRSTLKLLRVLEHEDVIATARQDAQGIVAQDPGLTDHAALAEAIEEYLNPEKEAFLERG, encoded by the coding sequence ATGAACGCTGAGCTGGAACTGGGCCTGGAACGGCGCATCGGCAAACGGTCCGCGGCCGTCATTGAGAAGCACCTGGGCATCGGCACCGTCGGCGGACTGCTGAACTACTTTCCGCGTCGCTACCTGAACCGCGGCGAACTGACGCCCATCAGTGACGTCCCGCTGGACGAGGAAGTCACCCTGATCGCCCGGGTCCTGTCCAACAGCACCCGCGCCATGCGGGCGCGCCGCGGCACGCTCACCGACGTCGTGATTACTGACGACTCCGCGACGAACCACAGCAACACCGGGAACGCCGCCCGGCCGCCGGGGACGGGAGTGCCCGGCACGCTGAAGGTGAGCTTTTTCAACGGCTACCGTGCCAAAGCGGAACTGCTCCCGGGCCGGCGGGCCATGTTCTCAGGCAAAGTCACCCGGTACGGCGGCAGCCTGAGCCTCACCAACCCTGACTTCCTGCTGCTCGATGAGGACCCGGACACTCCGGGCATGGATCCGGAAAAGCTCGCCGCCATGCCCATTCCGGTCTACCCGGCAACGGCCAAGCTCACCAGCTGGTCCATCCAGAAGGTGATTTCCACTCTTCTGGAGACCGTGGACCTGGATGCCCTGGCTGATCCGCTTCCGCCGGAGATCTCGGCCCGGGAGAAATTCCTGCCGGCAGCCGAGGCCTACCGGCTGATCCACACGCCGCAGGTGCCGGCGGACTGGCAGCGCGCCAGGGACCGCTTCCGCTACCAGGAGGCCCTCGTGCTGCAGGCCGCCCTTGCACGGCGCCGGGCGCAGCTGGCCGCCGAGGAGGCCACGGCGCGCCGGCCGGTTACAGACGGAATCCTGACAGCGTTCGACCGCCAGCTGCCGTTTACGCTCACGGCCGGCCAGTCCGCCGTCGGGAAGACGCTAGGGGAGGAACTGTCGCAGGACAGCCCCATGAACCGGCTCCTCCAGGGCGAGGTGGGTTCGGGCAAGACCATCGTTGCCCTGCGCGCAATGCTCCAGGTGGTGGATGCCGGGGGACAGGCCGCCCTGCTGGCGCCCACCGAGGTCCTGGCGGCCCAGCATTTTGAATCCATCCGCCGGACGCTCGGTCCGCTGTCTCGCGACGGACTCCTGGGCGGATTGGGCCCGGACTCCGTGCAGGTCACACTGCTGACCGGGTCCATGCCGACGGCCGCCCGTAAGCAGGCCATGCTGGACGCGGCCTCCGGCACTGCCGGAATCGTCATCGGGACGCATGCCCTGCTCAGCGACAACGTCTCCTTCTACGACCTCGGACTCATCGTGGTGGATGAACAGCACCGTTTCGGAGTGGAGCAGCGCGACGCCCTGCGGGCAAAAGCCAGCAAACCGCCGCACCTGCTGGTCATGACCGCCACCCCGATACCGCGCACGGTGGCCATGACGGTCTTCGGCGATCTCGAAACGTCGGTGCTGGACGAGCTGCCCGCTGGCCGCGCCCCCATTTCCACCCACGTCGTGGGACTGGCCGAAAATCCCGGCTGGGCCGGCCGCATCTGGTCCCGTTCGCGGGAGGAGATCGACGCCGGCCACCAGGTTTATGTGGTTTGTCCCAAGATCGGCGAGGACGACGACGGCGACTTCAGTCCGGGGGAAGCGGAACCGTCCTCTGCCGAACTTGAGGGGGACGGCCCGGCACGTGAACTGGCATCCGTTACGGCCGTCGTCGAGCACCTTAAGGACGAGCCGGCCCTGGCCGGCGTCACCCTGGCGCCCCTGCACGGCAGGCAGGATCCCGTCCTGAAGTCAGGCACCATGGCCTCCTTCACCGCGAATGAGACCAAGCTGCTGGTCTCCACCACCGTGATCGAAGTGGGCGTTGACGTGCATAACGCCACGCTGATGGTGATTCTGGATGCGGACAGGTTCGGTATCTCCCAGCTTCACCAGCTCCGCGGACGGGTGGGCCGAGGCGGCCTGCCCGGGACCTGCCTCCTGGTCACTACGCTGGAACCCGGCCACCCCAGCCGCCGCCGGTTGGATGCAGTGGCGGCCACCACCGACGGTTTTGAGTTGTCGCAGGAGGACCTGAAGCTGCGGCGGGAGGGTGACATCCTGGGGGCGTCGCAGTCCGGTGGACGGTCTACGCTCAAACTGCTGCGCGTGCTGGAGCACGAGGACGTCATTGCCACGGCACGCCAGGACGCGCAGGGGATCGTTGCGCAGGACCCTGGCCTGACGGACCATGCCGCCCTCGCGGAGGCAATCGAAGAGTACTTGAACCCTGAAAAGGAGGCATTCCTTGAGCGTGGCTAG
- a CDS encoding DAK2 domain-containing protein encodes MKRWLGKAETALGNHSDRLNAINIFPVADGDTGTNLYLTVRAAAQALAHPPTQHQPETPHHPEAQHHAGTPQPDVGAVLARAGQAAMEQARGNSGTLFAVFLCAAAEPLAGHTRLSSPLLAAALNRAQIRAWSALSDPVPGTMLSVMEAAARAAAAVDADQSGDDSNHALGLALDAAVAAALEAVIRTEDQLDALHAAHVVDAGGVGMLLILDCLRSAVLGEELQSELLDGLHGYDVQDPHIHTDMPDDDGVEVMCTISLSPLDAATLRQRLDEMGDSVIMSQVGSAADPDGKYRWRVHVHVPAPEPAVALIGSLGEPTEISVSQLALPRDPNGYER; translated from the coding sequence ATGAAGCGGTGGTTGGGCAAAGCCGAAACAGCGCTGGGAAACCACAGCGACCGCCTCAACGCCATCAACATCTTCCCGGTGGCCGACGGCGATACCGGTACCAACCTGTACCTGACAGTCCGCGCCGCTGCGCAGGCACTGGCTCACCCCCCAACGCAGCACCAGCCCGAAACTCCGCACCATCCCGAAGCGCAGCACCACGCCGGGACACCGCAGCCGGACGTCGGGGCAGTGCTGGCACGTGCCGGCCAGGCGGCCATGGAACAGGCGCGCGGCAACTCGGGAACGTTGTTCGCGGTGTTCCTGTGTGCCGCCGCGGAGCCGTTGGCAGGGCACACCCGCCTGAGCTCCCCGTTGCTGGCGGCTGCGTTGAACCGTGCCCAGATCCGTGCCTGGTCGGCTTTGAGCGATCCCGTTCCGGGCACCATGCTCTCAGTTATGGAGGCTGCGGCCAGGGCGGCCGCAGCCGTGGACGCGGACCAGAGCGGCGATGACAGCAACCATGCCCTCGGCCTTGCCCTGGATGCGGCGGTGGCGGCCGCCCTTGAGGCTGTCATCCGCACCGAGGACCAGCTTGACGCCCTGCACGCGGCCCACGTTGTTGATGCCGGCGGTGTGGGGATGCTCCTTATCCTGGACTGCCTCCGCTCAGCCGTGCTGGGTGAAGAACTGCAAAGCGAGTTGCTCGATGGCCTGCACGGCTACGACGTCCAGGATCCGCACATCCACACAGATATGCCCGACGACGACGGCGTGGAAGTCATGTGCACCATCAGCCTGTCGCCGCTTGACGCGGCCACCCTGCGGCAGCGGCTGGATGAAATGGGCGATTCGGTCATCATGAGCCAGGTGGGCAGTGCGGCGGACCCGGACGGAAAGTACCGCTGGCGCGTGCATGTCCATGTTCCCGCCCCCGAACCTGCGGTCGCCCTGATCGGCTCCCTCGGGGAGCCCACGGAAATTTCGGTCAGCCAGCTCGCCCTGCCACGGGACCCCAACGGATATGAACGCTGA